In a single window of the Acyrthosiphon pisum isolate AL4f chromosome X, pea_aphid_22Mar2018_4r6ur, whole genome shotgun sequence genome:
- the LOC107884636 gene encoding uncharacterized protein LOC107884636, whose product MKNPAPMLPFLESDEVNNSFVFDYVADMPSKNQIGEYRAVYEKIYACESTVNHSIRFNFQFSKKSSSITELKGNATYLIPFDDTLTLDTNLASWSLTGGWKPNSAVYITKSACTNTKKILGNTWNSMVKAFDIASTGCPIPVGTYIAPGINLKELEDHNFPKVYFYGKYKLQFKMKNQEKKVIGCTVVELSLIRPWEKPI is encoded by the exons ATGAAAAACCCGGCACCCATGCTTCCGTTCCTTGAATCTGATGAAGTTAACAATTCGtttgtttttgattatgttGCAGATATGCCATCTAAGAATCAAATT GGAGAATATCGTGcagtatatgaaaaaatatatgcttGTGAATCAACAGTAAACCATtcaataagatttaattttcaatttagtaAAAAGTCATCAAGTATAACTGAGTTAAAAGGAAATGCTACATATTTAATACCTTTCGATGATACTCTCACA CTTGATACAAACCTTGCGTCTTGGAGTTTAACTGGAGGCTGGAAACCAAATTCAGCTGTTTATATAACAAAGAGTGCATGTactaatacgaaaaaaatactaGGAAATACTTGGAATTCAATGGTCAAAGCTTTTGACATTGCCTCTACAGGCTGTCCTATACCAGTG GGAACATATATTGCACCAGGGATTAACCTGAAGGAATTAGAAGATCATAACTTTcccaaagtttatttttatggaaaatataaactGCAGTTTAAAATGAAgaatcaagaaaaaaaagtaattggcTGCACGGTAGTTGAGTTGAGTCTTATACGTCCGTGGGAAAAaccaatttga